Proteins encoded by one window of Rutidosis leptorrhynchoides isolate AG116_Rl617_1_P2 chromosome 7, CSIRO_AGI_Rlap_v1, whole genome shotgun sequence:
- the LOC139860301 gene encoding uncharacterized protein, producing MAQSTRSATNIPNVSLTPAQFQQLLAAAQGNHNNHGNNQGNPPTSCSYKEFMNCKPPSFKGNEEAYATHMLSGLALTWWNGYAQTVGLNAANAIPWPVLKRMMTEKLCPRNQIQKLEVEFWELKVKRTDIEAYTNRFIELVTLCPEMVPTELKKIGRYIEGLPEEIQGNVIAASKETLDAVILMAQNLMMAKRRKAAANKVAVPPTDTPATKANAIVPTCYDCGEKGHFCNQCLKKKGNTGNANAKS from the exons atGGCTCAATCAACTAGAAGTGCTACCAATATTCCGAATGTCTCTCTGACTCCTGCACAATTCCAACAGCTGTTGGCCGCTGCACAAGGCAATCATAACAACCACGGGAACAACCAAGGAAATCCTCCCACTTCTTGCagctacaaggagtttatgaattgCAAGCCTCCGTCTTTTAAGGGGAATGAAGAAGCT tatgccactcatatGCTAAGTGGCctagctctaacatggtggaatggTTATGCCCAAACTGTGGGGCTAAATGCTGCAAACGCTATTCCATGGCCAGTTCTGAAGCGAATGATGACAGAAAAATTATGTCCGCGAAACCAAATTCAAAAGTTGGAAGTTGAGTTCTGGGAATTGAAGGTAAAAAGAACCGACAtcgaagcttataccaacaggtttatagagttagTTACTTTGTGCCCAGAGATGGTACCAACTGAGCTGAAAAAGATAGGAAGGTACATAGAAGGCCTTCCTGAagagattcagggaaatgtcattgcTGCTAGTAAGGAGACTTTAGATGCGGTGATACTGATGGCTCAAAACctcatgatggctaagaggagaaaagcCGCGGCAAATAA agttgcaGTTCCTCCAACGGATACACCTGCAACCAAAGCCAACGCAATCGTTCCTACCTGCTATGACTGCGGTGAGAAAGGGCATTTCTGCAACCAGTGTCTGAAGAAGAAGGGCAACACGGGGAATGCTAATGCTAAAAGTTGA